The segment CTGCTAGTTGCGCGCGCACGTCCTCATGCTCTTTCGTGGCGTCCGCAAATCCGAAGCATAGTCGCCGACCCGCGATAGCCTGCGTGACGGCGACGGAATCATTGCCGTCGATTTGATGCCATTCGATTTCCGGCCATGGCGTGATCGCCGCTTGGAACCCCGCGCGTACCTCCTCTGCGAGCCTATAGGGGGTACCGGCAGGGAAGGGGTCGATGGCGATCACGCGACGTCCATAGCGCCTGGCCAGCGTCGCCAGTCGGATCGTGAAGCCGCCAGAGTAACAGCCGATCTCGCAGAAATCACCTGGAACCGATATCGCCTCCCGCTCCGCCAGCGTCGCCAGTCGATCATGTTTGTAGATCCCTCCGTGATTGCCGATCGGCTCCGACGCTGGCGATCGTGGTTCACGTGCGAACAGCTCAATCATGCATCGGGCGGTCTCAATCACTCTGTTCATTGCGTCGGCCACGCGGCGAT is part of the bacterium genome and harbors:
- a CDS encoding class I SAM-dependent methyltransferase, which produces MIELFAREPRSPASEPIGNHGGIYKHDRLATLAEREAISVPGDFCEIGCYSGGFTIRLATLARRYGRRVIAIDPFPAGTPYRLAEEVRAGFQAAITPWPEIEWHQIDGNDSVAVTQAIAGRRLCFGFADATKEHEDVRAQLAGLMPACDGLIVVDDAYVSAVLRACDEMARERPGWVHLRLSRVSETYLLRSTP